In Prunus dulcis chromosome 2, ALMONDv2, whole genome shotgun sequence, a single genomic region encodes these proteins:
- the LOC117618158 gene encoding putative disease resistance protein At4g19050 → MGSGMPIANISNKLTTLTSLTIRKISGLVSLPEGMLKNNKNLTYLGIGDCQELTRIASPDVVCSCALLESVRISNCPILAYLPDGLLTTSLKKLVVQNCNGIQLLPVTQALPSLCKLEITGCQELSSLPSGLDYYISLQELAISNCDMLTSVLIHSPPSLRKLSIFCCNRKPESVPSLLDFTCLRELIIADSPGLTSLPIRLESCSSLEVLKISKLPNVESIPSLDNLTNLHELKIFCCDGLKSLPNGLAITSCLTHLKTLEIGGFWKELDSFPAFQVTSQLETLKLWGWPKLKSLPEQIQHLTSLTCLEVESFDGMEALPEWLRNLTSLKYLDIRGCKNMMYLPTLEAMQCLTKLKRIFILACPLLKERCNKENGSEWPKISHIPLIEDKCWCGELIEEKVSLPHSLQPTAYSLQLNLFHFLLSNEIRLASEQVEPVKDLHKLHQWIENQGLIQTAGTNAPRPNGGALEFF, encoded by the exons ATGGGTAGCGGCATGCCAATAGCAAACATAAGCAATAAGCTGACCACTCTTACTTCGCTCACAATAAGGAAGATAAGCGGACTTGTTTCTCTGCCAGAAGGGATGctaaaaaacaacaagaatcTTACATACTTGGGGATAGGAGATTGTCAAGAGCTAACTCGTATTGCTTCTCCTGATGTAGTTTGCTCTTGCGCACTTCTTGAGTCAGTGCGTATTTCCAATTGTCCTATTCTTGCTTATTTGCCGGATGGGCTACTCACAACATCTCTTAAGAAACTGGTTGTACAAAATTGCAATGGTATACAGTTGCTTCCAGTTACACAGGCCCTCCCATCCCTCTGCAAATTAGAGATTACAGGCTGTCAGGAGTTGTCAAGTCTACCGAGTGGGTTAGATTATTATATCTCTCTTCAGGAGTTGGCAATATCAAATTGTGATATGCTAACATCCGTTTTGATTCACAGCCCCCCATCACTCCGGAAGTTGTCTATATTTTGTTGCAACAGGAAACCAGAGTCTGTTCCAAGTTTACTCGACTTCACATGCCTTCGTGAATTGATAATTGCAGATTCCCCCGGATTGACAAGTTTGCCAATAAGGCTAGAATCCTGTTCTTCTCTTGAGGTGTTGAAAATAAGCAAGTTGCCGAATGTAGAATCTATTCCAAGTTTAGACAACCTCACAAACCTCCATGAATTGAAGATATTTTGTTGCGATGGATTGAAAAGTCTACCCAATGGGTTAGCAATAACATCCTGCCTCACCCACTTGAAGACATTGGAAATCGGTGGCTTTTGGAAGGAGCTTGATTCATTCCCTGCTTTTCAGGTTACATCACAACTTGAAACATTGAAGTTATGGGGTTGGCCTAAGCTCAAGTCTCTGCCCGAACAAATTCAACACTTGACTTCTCTAACATGTCTCGAAGTGGAATCTTTTGACGGAATGGAGGCTCTTCCAGAGTGGTTGAGAAACCTTACATCTCTTAAGTACTTGGATATACGTGGTTGCAAGAATATGATGTATCTACCTACACTAGAAGCTATGCAATGTCTCACCAAATTAAAACGCATATTCATTTTGGCTTGTCCCCTTCTAAAAGAGAGATGCAACAAGGAGAACGGCTCAGAGTGGCCCAAGATTTCTCATATTCCACTAATAGAGG ACAAGTGTTGGTGTGGAGAGTTGATTGAAGAAAAGGTGTCCCTTCCCCACAGCCTACAGCCTACAGCCTACAGCCTACAG CTTAATCTGTTTCATTTTCTCTTATCCAATGAGATTAGATTGGCATCTGAACAAGTAGAACCTGTTAAGGACCTCCACAAGTTGCACCAATGGATTGAAAATCAAGGCTTGATACAGACTGCAGGGACAAATGCTCCAAGGCCAAATGGTGGAgctcttgaatttttttga
- the LOC117617948 gene encoding putative disease resistance protein RGA3, giving the protein MAAEFLTFGAEGILTRVASLAEQELSLLWGFKGELTTLRDSLFKLEAMLRDAQHLQVRGERVEMWVKDLEGIAHEADDVLDEYEYELLRRKVEIQNQIKKKVLNFFSRHNPIAFRRKMAHKIKNINASLANLKNEAASIGLVDRSTLVNATSHDIGGLDRETVSNFDQDEKYIVGRKEVASDIVTTLINSGKNQENCLSVMAIVGMGGLGKTTLAKSVYNNPEIGRHFDQKIWVCVSAPFEVKKILSEILECLKPEKAGIKGKATICENLQEDLKGKTYLLVLDDVWNDDRNKWDDLMSCLLNATSTKASKILVTTRNVSVSSIVQTLPTCVLGKLSEDECWCILKYKAFLDTSVVLTEDQERIGREIAKTCAGVPLVAKVLGNMMRSQDIDGWRSILESRIWDLPEGEERILSVLKLSFDKLKSPYLKQCFAYCSMFVKDFEIEKDDLIQLWMAQGLLYPSPPNRRNLEMEDIGNEYFNILLNNSFFQDVEKDWYGNITSCKMHDLVHDLAELVSKTKSNDSNETRHMAHIPTSVLQGVLERGAHKLRSLFLNVEVLGDFLLNFRGLRVLKLYEADIEELPIAIGKLKHLRYLDVSYTKIKALPKSIGKLYNLQTLRMEGGNLEEFPKELQNLINLRHIYFYPHGMKFPAGMGRLTNLRTLQYFTVGKETGRGIEELARLNLLKGLLCIYNLERVRDGEEAMKAKLVKKTNISKLKFQWAGDRSSITNDEEVLEGLQPHPSKLEFLEFFNFMGDKCPSWIMSSSFPVLKRLKIYNARNLTEWLESGIVVFPCLEELVLRIVIN; this is encoded by the exons ATGGCTGCAGAGTTTCTTACTTTTGGTGCTGAGGGAATTCTGACGAGGGTGGCTTCACTTGCAGAGCAAGAACTCAGTCTTCTCTGGGGATTCAAAGGAGAGCTAACAACTCTACGAGACTCATTATTCAAGTTGGAAGCTATGCTCAGAGATGCACAACATTTACAAGTTCGGGGTGAGAGGGTGGAGATGTGGGTGAAGGATCTGGAAGGCATAGCTCATGAAGCTGATGATGTGTTGGatgaatatgaatatgaaCTTCTCCGGCGGAAAGTGGAGATCCAAAACCAGATCAAGAAAAAGGTGCTCAACTTCTTTTCACGCCACAATCCCATTGCATTTCGTCGCAAAATGgcacataaaattaaaaacatcaATGCATCTTTGGCAAACCTGAAGAATGAGGCAGCTAGTATAGGACTGGTTGATAGGTCAACATTGGTCAATGCAACATCTCATGATATTGGAGGACTTGACAGGGAAACCGTCTCAAACTTTGATCAAGATGAAAAGTACATTGTTGGAAGGAAGGAGGTTGCGTCGGACATAGTTACAACCCTGATCAACTCTGGCAAGAACCAAGAGAATTGTCTTTCTGTTATGGCCATTGTGGGGATGGGAGGCTTGGGCAAGACAACTTTGGCTAAATCCGTATATAATAATCCTGAGATAGGTAGACACTTCGATCAAAAAATATGGGTATGTGTATCTGCTCCTTTTGAAGTCAAAAAGATTTTAAGCGAGATCTTGGAATGTCTTAAACCAGAGAAAGCTGGGATAAAGGGTAAAGCAACAATATGTGAAAACCTGCAAGAAGATTTGAAAGGGAAGACATATCTTCTCGTGCTTGACGATGTTTGGAACGACGATCGTAACAAATGGGACGATTTGATGAGTTGCTTGTTGAATGCTACAAGCACTAAAGCAAGCAAAATCCTTGTCACTACTCGCAATGTGAGTGTTTCATCAATTGTACAAACACTTCCTACATGTGTTCTGGGAAAATTATCGGAGGATGAATGCTGGTGCATATTGAAGTATAAAGCGTTTCTAGATACGAGTGTTGTTTTGACTGAAGATCAAGAGAGAATCGGAAGGGAGATTGCCAAAACGTGTGCAGGTGTACCATTAGTGGCAAAG GTTTTGGGAAATATGATGCGTTCTCAAGATATTGATGGATGGCGGTCAATTCTAGAAAGTAGAATATGGGATTTAccagaaggagaagaaagaatCTTGTCAGTTTTGAAGTTGAGTTTTGATAAATTGAAATCACCATATTTGAAACAATGTTTTGCATATTGCTCAATGTTTGTCAAAGATTTCGAAATTGAAAAGGATGACTTGATCCAACTTTGGATGGCTCAAGGATTGCTTTACCCTTCTCCTCCCAACAGACGTAATCTAGAGATGGAGGATATaggaaatgaatattttaatattctaTTGAACAACTCTTTCTTTCAAGACGTTGAAAAGGATTGGTATGGTAATATTACAAGTTGCAAAATGCACGACCTTGTGCATGATCTCGCAGAACTTGTGTCAAAAACGAAGAGTAATGACTCCAATGAGACTCGACATATGGCACATATTCCTACCTCAGTGCTACAAGGAGTTCTAGAAAGAGGTGCTCATAAATTGCGCTCACTTTTCTTGAATGTAGAAGTTCTTGGTGATTTCTTACTGAACTTTAGAGGTTTGCGTGTCTTAAAATTATATGAAGCTGATATTGAGGAGTTGCCAATTGCTATTGGAAAGCTGAAACACTTGAGATATCTGGATGTTTCCTATACAAAGATCAAAGCACTCCCCAAATCCATTGGAAAGCTTTATAATctacaaacattaagaatgGAAGGGGGCAACCTTGAAGAGTTTCCAAAAGAACTGCAAAATTTGATAAACTTGagacatatttatttttatccgCATGGTATGAAATTTCCCGCAGGGATGGGGCGATTGACCAATCTCCGAACATTACAATATTTCACGGTGGGTAAGGAGACAGGTCGTGGAATAGAGGAGCTGGCTAGGTTAAACCTGTTAAAAGGCCTATTATGTATCTATAATCTAGAGCGCGTGAGGGATGGAGAAGAAGCCATGAAAGCAAAATTAGTGAAGAAGACAAACATAAGCAAGTTAAAGTTTCAGTGGGCAGGGGATAGGTCAAGCATAACCAATGATGAAGAGGTACTAGAAGGCCTTCAACCACACCCTAGTAAACTagaatttttagaatttttcaaCTTCATGGGCGATAAATGTCCATCATGGATCATGAGTAGTTCGTTTCCTGTATTGAAAAGGTTAAAGATTTACAATGCTAGGAACCTAACTGAATGGCTAGAAAGTGGGATAGTGGTCTTTCCTTGCCTCGAGGAGCTGGTTTTGAGAATTGTGATAAATTGA